From Pelmatolapia mariae isolate MD_Pm_ZW linkage group LG1, Pm_UMD_F_2, whole genome shotgun sequence, one genomic window encodes:
- the bcl2l10 gene encoding bcl-2-like protein 10 — protein sequence MSRGGVTHSASAEGKTQLYRRSPSAVCMCREQSDIAGRKMKFCGLWKETLVLAEDYLSFCCTSPHQAPPPPSESAAAMRRLGWDIERQHQARFDNLAQTFLVQCGPDHCLSLRKVMKELVGDGHLNWGRVVSLFAFTGVLARKILEQKPGLDPGQQQELEQEPMSCRRLAETIADYLGEEKKDWLLDNDGWEGFCKFSRSAREVSQDSSMKKALFAAAGVGLAGLTFLLVR from the exons ATGTCGAGAGGCGGAGTCACACATTCTGCATCAGCTGAAGGGAAGACTCAACTGTACCGACGCTCTCCTTCCGCCGTCTGTATGTGCAGAGAGCAGTCTGATATCGCTGGGAGG AAAATGAAATTCTGTGGGCTGTGGAAAGAGACCCTGGTTTTGGCCGAGGACTACCTGTCCTTTTGCTGCACGAGTCCACATCAAGCCCCTCCACCTCCCAGCGAATCAGCCGCTGCCATGAGGCGTCTAGGCTGGGACATCGAAAGACAGCACCAAGCTCGCTTCGACAACCTCGCTCAGACCTTCCTGGTGCAGTGTGGGCCGGACCACTGCCTCAGCCTCAGAAAGGTGATGAAGGAGCTGGTTGGAGATGGACACTTGAACTGGGGGAGGGTTGTTTCTCTTTTCGCCTTTACTGGAGTGCTGGCCAGAAAGATCCTGGAGCAGAAGCCGGGGCTGGACCCTGGTCAACAGCAGGAACTGGAACAGGAACCCATGAGCTGCAGAAGGCTGGCAGAGACCATAGCTGATTACCTGGGAGAAGAGAAGAAAGACTGGCTGTTGGATAATGATGGATGG GAAGGCTTCTGTAAGTTCTCCCGCAGTGCCAGAGAAGTGAGCCAGGACTCATCCATGAAGAAAGCGCTGTTTGCTGCCGCCGGTGTCGGCCTTGCTGGGCTTACCTTCCTCTTGGTGCGCTAG